TTAAAATACTGCTTGACGAATGCATTGCCGTCATGGCCCCGCTTTTTAAGAAAAACGGCATTACCCTTCACAATACGGTTGATTTTAACCGACAGCTGCACCTTGACAAACAGCAAATGGAACAGGTTATTATCAATTTGTTTACGAATAGTATTTTTTCGCTGGAAAACAGCGATGCTGAAGATCGATTTATTGAAGTGGCGGCATCGTTTAGCAACAATCGTTTTTATCTGACTATTTCCGATAACGGTTTTGGGATTGATGCGGCTATTAAGGATAAAATTTTCCTGCCGTTTTTTACCACCCGTAAAGACGGTGCCGGTATTGGCTTAACGCTTTCCAAAAATATTATTGAAGCACACGGAGGCTATCTGAGTTACCAGAGTGACGAGCAGAAAACAACTTTTATAATCTGCCTGATTGAGAACAGTCCGAAAGAGCCGTCCTAAAACGTAACCTCCGGTTCCCAGAGTACTTTTTTAAAATCAACTACCTGATTGTTTTTCACTTTTATGCCTTCGCTTTCCAGCAATTGCTGCATCAGGTTGGTACCTTCAAAGTGGTGTTTCCCGGAAAGCAGTCCGTTTCTGTTGACCACACGATGTGCCGGTACATCATCTTTTCCGTGCGCGGCATTCATTGCCCAGCCTACCATTCTGGCAGAACGTGCCGCACCCAATGCTTTTGCAATAGCACCGTAGGAGGTTACTCTTCCATAGGGAATCTGCCGGACAACGGCATAGACTTTTTCAAAAAAATTGTCGTTAACGGCTATCATTAGCCCAGGTAATTGTTGATTAATTTAACCAGAGTGATAACGGATACCAGCCCGGTGATGGACCCGATAATGTAGTTGATATTGTTCATCAGGAAAGACGGTTTTTTTTCCTCTTTCTTTTTAAAGAACAGTATGTACATATAGAATACCAGGAAAGAACCTAAAACCGCTCCAAATACAAATAATGAAATATAGGACTGGTTAAAAAAGAAGTACCCGTTTCGGGAAAGCCATACACTCACGAATACATAATACGGAATCGGGAATAAATTCAGGGCAGACAGCAGCATTCCTAAAAAGAACCGGCTGGTCTTGCTCCTCATTTTTAATTCTTCCTTTTGTTTTTTCGGTTTGTTGGCTGCTGTAAAAAAGTAAATCGTCAGCAAAACAAAAATCCCAAGTCCGATTTCCTGTAAAAGGTTAATGACATCGGGATTTCTGTCTATAAATTTTGCAAACAGAACCGCCATATAGGTTTGAAAAAGGACAGTGAGTGTCGCCCCTAAAGCAAACATAACGGCTTTATTTCTGCCATCTCTTACGCTAACTTTTGCAGCAGTCATGTTGAGCAATCCAGGCGGAGTGATTCCGATGGATGCTGCTGTAAAACCCAGAATAAGCGGCATAAAATAGTTCATCTACT
This region of Flavobacterium inviolabile genomic DNA includes:
- a CDS encoding MGMT family protein gives rise to the protein MIAVNDNFFEKVYAVVRQIPYGRVTSYGAIAKALGAARSARMVGWAMNAAHGKDDVPAHRVVNRNGLLSGKHHFEGTNLMQQLLESEGIKVKNNQVVDFKKVLWEPEVTF
- a CDS encoding LysE family transporter, yielding MNYFMPLILGFTAASIGITPPGLLNMTAAKVSVRDGRNKAVMFALGATLTVLFQTYMAVLFAKFIDRNPDVINLLQEIGLGIFVLLTIYFFTAANKPKKQKEELKMRSKTSRFFLGMLLSALNLFPIPYYVFVSVWLSRNGYFFFNQSYISLFVFGAVLGSFLVFYMYILFFKKKEEKKPSFLMNNINYIIGSITGLVSVITLVKLINNYLG